A segment of the Candidatus Neomarinimicrobiota bacterium genome:
CCCGGTGGTAAAGCTGCAGCATCCAACCAAAAGAGAGGAAGAGGAAGACCTTCAGAAAAAAATGAAGAAACAGTTTCAGAGCCCGAAGAACCGAAAAAGGATAATATTATTTTAGCATCCATACACAAATTTATGGGAAGAATTAATCCAATTAGTGTCAGCTATACAGAAAATCTGAGCCGGACTGGACAGGGTGTGCAAGGCGAAGTTCCGCTTGGATATAAATTTGGATGGCTGCCGGATCACGGTCTTTCACATTCTGAAAAGGTGGGAACAAATATTGGAAGTTGGACTCATAAAAGAGACTTAAGTATGCGAAGTGGTTTCAAGTTTGGGAAAAATATAACGACCAGTTTTAATTTCACTCAAAATCTTGGTAGAAGCATTAGCGGTGGCGGGGTCGAACAGCAAAATTTAACTCGTGATTTTCTTGCTTATGGAGAAAGTTTGGAAAATGGTTTCCCATTCTCAGGCTGGAGTCTTCGGTGGTCAGGTGTTGAAAAATGGCCCATCATTAACAAAATTGCCAAAAGCGCTTCATTGGAGCATGCATTAACAGGAAAAGAAACTCGCTCTTGGCAGTTTGATCAGGGGACACCCATCGCAACGTCCTTTTTAAAATTGAGTAATTATATTCAAGCAAATAAAGATTTTGAAAGAACGTCAAGAATCAGTCAAAGTTTTTCTCCTTTGGTGGGTTTAACCATGAGCTTGAACCACGGTGTATCTATGTCGTTACGCCACAATAAATCTCGATCGGTAGAAGGATCCTATAATGGTGGGCAAAAAGTATTCAATGATCAGTCCGTTACAGCAACAGCAAGCTACAGCCATAGAGGCGGCTTCACCATTCCTTTGGTGTTCTTTCGAGATTTCAGTATTCAAAACACAGTAAACTTCAGTTTAAATTTTGATATGTCAGAAAGTGAAATAAAACAGAAGACGCTGACTGCAGAGAAATTTGCGCTGACTGCTTTTAATACCAGTTGGCACGCTGCTTTTAGAGTGACTTATACCTTTAATTCAAAGGTCACAGGTTCGATGGTTTATGAATATCGGGAGTCGGATTCCATGACGACCGGAAAAAAGGTCGATCGCGATTTTGGTTTTGATGTTAATATAGCAATTACGGGTTAGCAGGGTATGAAACACATTTGGATCACATTATTTTTTATTTGTTCAGCATGCACAGAAAATAAGCAGGTATTCTCGGGTGAATCTGCTTTTGGGTATTTGGAAAAACAGTGTTCATTCGGACCGCGAAATCCAGAATCCGTAGGTCATTCAGCGTGCAGAGAATATTTGACGGAACAACTTTTAGCTACAGCAGATACGGTTTGGCATCAGAATTTTATGTTGATGGTTCCGGGTGAATCACAGAAATCCAACCTCACAAATATTATTGCTAGATTTAATCCAGATGCAGAAAAACAAATTTTATTGGGCGCCCATTGGGATACCCGACCCTGGGCAGATCAAGATTTTGAATTACAATCCAAGCCGGTACTTGGCGCAAACGATGGAGCCAGTGGTGTAGCTGTCCTTTTGGAATTAGCAGATATTCTTTCCAAGGCGCCAACCTCGGTTGGAGTTACAATTGTGTTATTCGATGCAGAAGATTTTGGTTCTGCCGGCAATCCAAAATCATTCGCTCGAGGTTCGCAATATTTCGCAAAACATTTGCCGATACCAAAACCAGAGTATGCAATAATATTGGATATGGTAGGTGACGCAGAACTTAATTTATTAATTGAAAGAAATTCTTTTAGACAAAATCGCCAATTGGTTAAAGAACTATGGGCGCTTGCAAAAGACCTTCAATTACCGGCATTCCTTCCTTCCATCCGCCATACAATTTTTGACGATCACGTTCCGCTTTATGAATTTGCCGGCATTCCAGCCATCGATATAATTGATTTTGATTATCCCAATGCACATCAAAATTATTGGCACACGCATCAAGATACTCCAGATAAGTGTTCGCCAGAGAGCCTAGAACAGATTGGCACACTTTTAGTGCATCATATTTATGGTATCAAATAATGGATAAGGTTTACTTTCATTGCATGCGTATTTGGGTAACTGCGGGGTTCCTATTATTTTTCAACAGTTGCGGGAAGACCGATCCGACTGTAGAAAGTAACCCTGTAACAAATGTCACCTTTTCTTACATCCAGTCTGCGAATAAACTTTATTTCTC
Coding sequences within it:
- a CDS encoding M28 family peptidase, yielding MKHIWITLFFICSACTENKQVFSGESAFGYLEKQCSFGPRNPESVGHSACREYLTEQLLATADTVWHQNFMLMVPGESQKSNLTNIIARFNPDAEKQILLGAHWDTRPWADQDFELQSKPVLGANDGASGVAVLLELADILSKAPTSVGVTIVLFDAEDFGSAGNPKSFARGSQYFAKHLPIPKPEYAIILDMVGDAELNLLIERNSFRQNRQLVKELWALAKDLQLPAFLPSIRHTIFDDHVPLYEFAGIPAIDIIDFDYPNAHQNYWHTHQDTPDKCSPESLEQIGTLLVHHIYGIK